The Argentina anserina chromosome 3, drPotAnse1.1, whole genome shotgun sequence genome includes a region encoding these proteins:
- the LOC126788068 gene encoding LOB domain-containing protein 36-like: MSSSTHSPCAACKFLRRKCTQECVFAPYFPPDQPQKFANVHRVYGASNVAKILNELNAAHREDAVTSLAYEAEARLQDPVYGCVGLISILQIRLKQLQTDLYNAKKDLSTYIGPQALMIPVFHPSQQQEMNGGGAMSVPMLGVPTGPQHGGPAARQLVIRDQQQQQMFEAQQQELMRFNVNGIDSGNGFNPMAGGGGGGGGGSNGVVSVGSLGLGGFDNNAFNNQMQAAAATHHHQHSLDYQLQAQLMLQPQPKSEGEES; this comes from the coding sequence ATGTCGTCCAGCACTCACTCTCCGTGCGCCGCGTGCAAGTTTCTCCGCCGGAAATGCACGCAGGAGTGCGTATTTGCGCCTTACTTTCCGCCGGACCAGCCTCAGAAATTTGCCAACGTCCACCGCGTATACGGCGCGAGCAACGTTGCAAAGATCCTCAACGAGCTCAACGCAGCCCACCGTGAAGACGCTGTGACGTCACTGGCCTATGAGGCAGAGGCTCGCCTCCAGGATCCGGTGTACGGCTGCGTGGGGCTCATCTCCATCCTCCAGATTAGGCTCAAGCAGCTCCAGACGGATCTGTACAATGCCAAGAAGGATCTGTCGACCTATATAGGCCCTCAGGCGCTGATGATTCCTGTGTTCCATCCATCGCAGCAGCAGGAGATGAATGGCGGTGGTGCAATGTCTGTCCCAATGTTGGGAGTCCCAACTGGCCCCCAGCATGGCGGACCTGCTGCGAGACAGTTGGTGATTAGGgatcagcagcagcagcagatgTTCGAGGCTCAGCAGCAGGAGCTGATGAGGTTCAATGTGAATGGTATTGACAGTGGAAATGGGTTTAATCCGATGGCTGGAGGAGGAGGCGGCGGCGGTGGAGGTAGTAATGGTGTGGTTTCAGTCGGCTCGTTGGGTCTAGGAGGTTTTGATAACAATGCTTTCAATAACCAGATGCAAGCTGCGGCAGCTACACATCATCATCAGCATTCTCTTGACTATCAGCTTCAGGCTCAACTAATGCTGCAACCACAGCCGAAATCGGAGGGTGAGGAGAGTTGA
- the LOC126788075 gene encoding phenylacetaldehyde synthase-like, with protein MANPMDPEEFKRQGHMMIDFIADYYKNIEKYPVLSQVQPGYLKKLLPESAPYNPEPIETILQDVQNHIVPGITNWQSPSYFAYFPSSGSIAGFLGEMLSTGFNVVGFNWMSSPAATELESIVTDWLGDMLQLPKSFLFSGNGGGVLQGTTCEALVCTMAAARDQMLSRIGTDNIGRLVVYGSDQTHSAFKKASQIVGIHFNNFRAINTTQSTEFALSPELLRSTICADIDKGLVPLFLCATMGTTATTSVDPLGGLCDVAKDYDMWVHVDAAYAGSICICPEFRHFIEGVEGADSFSFNAHKWFFTTLDCCCLWVKNPTALTDSLSTNPEFLRNKASDSKQVVDYKDWQIALSRRFRALKLWLVLRSYGVANLRNFLRSHVKMAEVFERLVRENKRFEIVVPRNFAMVCFRISPSAISKAPTNDDGNAMINEVNSKLLEAINTSGNLYMTHAVVGGMYVLRCAIGATLTEEKHILMAWKAVQDHADAILSTYH; from the coding sequence ATGGCCAACCCTATGGATCCTGAAGAATTCAAGAGACAAGGCCACATGATGATAGATTTCATTGCAGACTATTACAAGAACATAGAGAAGTACCCGGTTCTAAGTCAAGTTCAACCAGGTTATCTCAAAAAGCTCTTGCCGGAGTCTGCGCCATACAACCCTGAGCCGATTGAAACTATCCTCCAAGATGTGCAAAATCATATTGTTCCTGGTATAACAAATTGGCAAAGCCCCAGCTACTTTGCCTACTTTCCTTCAAGCGGTAGTATCGCAGGGTTTCTTGGCGAAATGCTTAGCACTGGGTTCAATGTAGTTGGATTCAACTGGATGTCATCGCCAGCTGCAACTGAACTAGAAAGCATTGTCACGGATTGGCTTGGAGACATGCTTCAACTTCCCAAGTCTTTCCTTTTTTCTGGCAACGGTGGTGGTGTGTTACAAGGGACTACTTGTGAGGCCCTTGTTTGCACCATGGCTGCTGCTAGAGACCAGATGCTAAGCCGAATCGGTACAGACAACATTGGGAGGTTAGTTGTCTATGGTTCAGATCAGACACATAGTGCCTTTAAAAAAGCATCCCAAATTGTTGGAATCCATTTCAACAATTTCAGGGCCATCAATACTACACAGTCTACAGAATTTGCACTATCACCTGAGCTGCTTAGATCGACAATTTGTGCTGACATAGACAAAGGGCTAGTTCCTTTGTTTCTATGTGCCACGATGGGAACAACTGCAACCACTTCTGTTGATCCACTAGGGGGACTATGTGATGTAGCAAAAGATTACGATATGTGGGTTCATGTCGATGCAGCATACGCAGGAAGTATCTGCATTTGTCCAGAGTTTCGGCATTTCATTGAAGGTGTTGAAGGAGCAGATTCATTCAGTTTCAATGCACACAAATGGTTCTTCACAACTCTAGATTGTTGCTGTCTTTGGGTTAAGAACCCAACTGCATTAACCGATTCCTTGTCAACGAATCCAGAGTTTTTAAGGAACAAAGCCAGTGATTCAAAGCAAGTGGTGGACTACAAAGACTGGCAAATAGCACTAAGCCGAAGGTTCCGCGCATTGAAATTATGGCTCGTGCTAAGAAGCTATGGAGTAGCTAATCTCAGAAACTTCCTCAGAAGCCATGTGAAAATGGCCGAGGTTTTTGAAAGGCTTGTGCGGGAGAACAAACGGTTCGAGATTGTTGTGCCTAGAAACTTTGCCATGGTCTGTTTCAGGATTTCTCCATCAGCAATTAGCAAAGCTCCAACTAATGATGATGGAAATGCTATGATAAACGAGGTCAATTCCAAGCTACTGGAGGCTATCAATACATCAGGTAATTTATATATGACTCATGCAGTGGTTGGAGGCATGTATGTGTTAAGGTGCGCAATTGGTGCAACTCTGACCGAGGAAAAGCACATCCTCATGGCCTGGAAGGCAGTGCAAGACCATGCAGATGCCATACTAAGCACGTATCACTAA